A region of the Bacteroidota bacterium genome:
TGATTTCCGGAATTATCGATTTAAAAATAAACTGATTGTAATCCTTAATTTCAACGCCGTATGGTGTATCGAACATACGACTTTCATAATAAAACATTGGTGGGGGAAATAGTTTTTCTGCTCTTCCACTTACCCAAACAGGTTTTACGGATATGTCTTCATCATTTAAATTTTGCGCAAAAAATGCCTGCAACATAGAAGTATCACCGGCCACCATAAACTCGCGCATTATGCCGTGGTCACCTGCTTTACCACTAAATTCGGTTATAAATAATTTTACACCTTCAACCAATTGATTTACTGTGTCGTTTCGTATTTCAATTCTGAAATTATCAGCGTTGAGCGGTTCTGCCGGACCTTTAAATTCTACAATTTCAGCAACAGTATCCTGTATAGTGGAATTGGCAAAAATTTGAACAGTATCACCTAGGTGCGCACTATTTTGTATAGTGGTAGAACTTATTTTAAATTTTACACTATCGTTTAAAATGGGATTAATTAAATTTTTTGCTAAAATAGAATCTGTAACCCGCGACCTTGCATCAATAAACTGTTCAAAAATATCTTTTTGCAAATCTTCTTTAGCAGCAGTAAATTCCGTTTGCAGCCATCTGCCAATAAATAACATCAGCAGTAGTCCACTCGCAGCCATTAATAAAACGATACCGGATAATTTGCTCCTCTTCATAATCAGAATACAAAATTATGATTAAAAATCAGTTAAAATTGCCGGTTAACCTTAATTAACCTAAATTAGCCTTAGGTTAACCTACATGTATAACCCACAGAATTACTTTTGTATCAAATTCTACACAATGAAGAAAATCTATTTATTCGGAATTATCTTATTTGTTACCGCAAGTTTGTTGGCACAGCAATCAGGCACCGTTCAGTATCAGGAAACGCGTAAACTGGCCATTCATTTTGATGGTGATATGCCGCCACCTCCGGGTTTGCCGACTGAACATACTATGAAAACCTTATTGTTTTTTACTGCTGAAAAATCCTTATATCAAAACGACACAGCGAACACCGATAATATGAATATCGACCGCGAATCGGAAGATGGGGGTCGTGTTTTTATTCAGATGGCACCGCCTGATAATAAAGTGTATTGCGATTTAACCGATAAAAAAGTAATTCAACAACGCGATTTTTTGCAAAGGGTATTTTTAATTGAAACAGCACTTGCATCTGATGGCTGGAAACTTACCGGTAAACAAAAAATGATTTTGAATTACCCATGTTCAGAAGCTATAAAAGTGATTGATAGCACAAAAACTGTCACCGTTTGGTATACACCGGCTATACCGGTTTCTACCGGACCATTTAACTATGTCGGGTTACCTGGTTTGGTGCTAGAAGTAAATGTAAATAATGGCGAACAGGTAATTACAGCATTATCGGTAACAAAAACGGTTGATGAAAAAATGATTGTTAAACCCAAAGACGGAAAAAAAGTTACCGAAGAAGAATTTAATAAAATTGTTGAAGAAAAAATGAAAGAAATGGGTGGTGGTCCTGGTGGTGGGGTAATGATTAAAATTGAAAACGATTAATTCCCATTTATGCAAAAATTAATTGTATCACTGTTGTGTTGCTTGTTTTTTATTCAATTAAATGCACAGCAAAATTTGAAAGGTATTGTATTAAATGATGCAGGCACACCTGTTGAATTCGGTACCGTGGCATTATTAAAACCTGTAGATTCAACGCTGGCTTATTTTGGTATTACCAATAGCAGCGGCAGTTTTGAAATAAAAGGTGTGGCAGGAGGAAAATATGTGTTGCAGATTTCATTTATTGGTTATGAAACTTATGATACTGCGCTCGCTGTTCCTTATCCGAATAATGGTGACCTCGGTATTTATATTTTAAAAACGGCTACGGTTGGTTTAGATGCTGTAAATATTTCTGCTGAGCGTATTCCGTTACAAATTAAAGGTGATACGATAGAATATAATGCAGCTTCCTATAAAACACAGCCGGATGCTTCAGCAGAAGACTTATTGAAAAAATTACCGGGCATTGATGTTGACCAATCGGGTAATATTCAGGCTCAGGGTGAAGATGTGCAGAAAGTTTTAGTGGATGGGAAGGAATTTTTCAGCAATGACCCAACCGTTGCAACAAAAAATTTACCTGCTGATGCTATTGAAAAAGTGCAGGTATATGATAAATCAAGTGATGAATCGGAATTTACCGGAATTGAAGACGGACCACAAAGTAAAACAATAAACCTGATATTAAAAGAGGGTAAAAAAAGTATGTGGCTGGGTGATGTTAAAGCAGGTGCCGGAACGGAAAATAAATATCAGGCAAATGCAAAAGTGTATCGTTTTACGGCTGCTGACCAGATTGCATTTTTAGGGATGTTGAATAATATTAATCAGTTCGGTTTTAGTTTTAGAGATTATATTGATTTTAGCGGAGGCATCAGCAGTATGATGCAGGGTGGGGGATTCAGAATTGAAACCAGTGATGATATTCCGGTAAACTTCGGACAATCAATTGACGGATTAATTACCAACGGAGCTGCCGGTGCAAATTATACGCATGAAAAAACACCGGGCAACCGCTTTAATATGAGTTACCTTGGTAATGGTTATGAGAAGTTTTTGGAAAATACAGTGCATACCGAAAATTATACACCCGATTTTAATTACGTAACCGATGAAAACGGTGAAACGACAACAGAAAATTATTACCACCGATTAAATTTCAATTTTAAAAACAAACCTGATTCCATGCAAAGTATTTTTGGGACAGGCGGATTGTCATTGAATTATGGCAAATCATCCGGTAATAGTTATACCAGCACTTATTTGTCGGATGTAATTAGTAATTCACTCAGCTCAATAACAAGCAGTAATAGTAATACCCTGAGCGGGACTGCGCAGGTAAGTTATATTCACAAATTCAGCGCTGATTGGAAATATGTAAAATTCAGCGCGAATACCACCATTTCTAAATCGTTAAATGAATCGGAATGGGATAATATTACGCAATATTTTGATCCCGGATTTTTGATTATTGATAATGCATATCAAAATGAAACGAATAATGATTTGGGTTTGTCGTTTGATTTTATTTCGTTGCGCAAAATAGGCAAATCGCTCTACCTAGAGCCTGCTTTAGGGGTGGGGATGTACAACGAATTGTTACAGCGCAGTCGCGGCAATTTATTGGAAGGTGGTTTACCTATCGATTCACTGAGTCCGGAATTTACCCGCAATAATTATTATATACAACCAAAATTATCACTAAAAAAGACCACCAAAAAAACACAGTTTAAATTTGGTTTAGGTGCTGAATATCTGCATCGTGAAAATCAGGTTTTTGATGCTGCTTATCCGCAATCGGAACATTATTATTTATTACCGGAGTTGTTTTATGAAGTGGAGATTAAAGCGGGGAGAAGGTTTGGAATCAATTATGCTGCTTCTGTAAATGCACCGACTGCATCGCAATTGTTGCCGGTATCTGATGATATTAATCCATTATCGGTGTACACAGGTAATCCGTTGTTGGAACCGGAATATGTGCACAATTTATTTGCGCATTATATGTTATTTGATCAGTTTTCATTTACGAGTTTGTTTACACGTTTTGAGGTGACTTATATTCAGGATAAAATTAATTTCTCCAAAACAATTAATCCGGATTTAACTGAATCGTATACACTGGTAAACGTGGATAATGATGTTAGCTCATCAATTGGTGCCAATTTTAATACTACTATTCGTCCGCTTAAAATTAACGTTAACCTCGATTTATCTGAAGGGTATAACCATGGAATCAATTATGTAAACGACAATGAAAATTTGATTAATGCGTTTACACATAAAGTAGGATTGAGTTTTGATAATCGGAAAAAGGATTATTTTGATTTGACGATTGGAGGCTCAATTAAATATACACAAACAGATTATAGCATTGAAACCGGACAAAGTGGTAATTATATTACGAATGCCATTTATCTCGATTTGGATGTAACACCGGATAGTTTGTGGCATATTAAATTTAATGGAAAAATATCGGAATATACGGTGACCGGTTTTGATGAAAGCACAATCGTTCCTTTGTTGAGTGCAGAAATTTCAAGATATATCTTAAAATCAAACCGGGGAACTATCACACTTTCTGCTTATGATTTGTTGGATAAAAATAAAGGCATTACGCAATCAAGCGCCTATAATTACTTAATGCAACAGGAAACCAATAGTATTGGAAGATATTTTATGCTGAGTTTCAAATACCGAATTAATAAAGTTGAACAGAACGATTCGATGCAGGTTGAAATTAATTAGGCATGAGCTAATGTGTGAATGTACCTATGTACCAATGTACCAATGGAACAGCCGGTTTTGTGCATGCTGTTCATTTTGAGTTTTGATTCAACTTTTTTTAACAGCCGAAACCGATGAGGGCTCGGAGAAACAGCCGATTTTGAGTTTGTTTTTCAATTTGAGTTTTGATTCAACTTTTTTTAACAGCCGAAACCACGGAGGGCTCGGAGAAACAGCACGCGGAGGACACGGAGGGTTTTGAGTGGATTGACATTTATACTTTTTATTTAATAATGAGTTAGAAAAGTTGAGTTTGGAATGAATCAACTTTTTGTATTTTTTGCGTGTATTTCCTTTGTGAATTTTGCGTTAAAAAATATTTTGTGATTGCGAAGCCGCACCAGATGCAACGGAGCTAAAAGATTAAAGCGACTGCCGAATCCTGCAGTCGCTTTTTTATTGTGTCAGAAAAAGTAGTTAAAACAAACGGATACCAAAAACATAACCCATTGATAAACCGGTGGTGACATTTACACCTTCGTAGGAAGCAAATGTGTTATTTCTGATTGG
Encoded here:
- a CDS encoding GLPGLI family protein, translating into MKKIYLFGIILFVTASLLAQQSGTVQYQETRKLAIHFDGDMPPPPGLPTEHTMKTLLFFTAEKSLYQNDTANTDNMNIDRESEDGGRVFIQMAPPDNKVYCDLTDKKVIQQRDFLQRVFLIETALASDGWKLTGKQKMILNYPCSEAIKVIDSTKTVTVWYTPAIPVSTGPFNYVGLPGLVLEVNVNNGEQVITALSVTKTVDEKMIVKPKDGKKVTEEEFNKIVEEKMKEMGGGPGGGVMIKIEND
- a CDS encoding outer membrane beta-barrel protein, which gives rise to MQKLIVSLLCCLFFIQLNAQQNLKGIVLNDAGTPVEFGTVALLKPVDSTLAYFGITNSSGSFEIKGVAGGKYVLQISFIGYETYDTALAVPYPNNGDLGIYILKTATVGLDAVNISAERIPLQIKGDTIEYNAASYKTQPDASAEDLLKKLPGIDVDQSGNIQAQGEDVQKVLVDGKEFFSNDPTVATKNLPADAIEKVQVYDKSSDESEFTGIEDGPQSKTINLILKEGKKSMWLGDVKAGAGTENKYQANAKVYRFTAADQIAFLGMLNNINQFGFSFRDYIDFSGGISSMMQGGGFRIETSDDIPVNFGQSIDGLITNGAAGANYTHEKTPGNRFNMSYLGNGYEKFLENTVHTENYTPDFNYVTDENGETTTENYYHRLNFNFKNKPDSMQSIFGTGGLSLNYGKSSGNSYTSTYLSDVISNSLSSITSSNSNTLSGTAQVSYIHKFSADWKYVKFSANTTISKSLNESEWDNITQYFDPGFLIIDNAYQNETNNDLGLSFDFISLRKIGKSLYLEPALGVGMYNELLQRSRGNLLEGGLPIDSLSPEFTRNNYYIQPKLSLKKTTKKTQFKFGLGAEYLHRENQVFDAAYPQSEHYYLLPELFYEVEIKAGRRFGINYAASVNAPTASQLLPVSDDINPLSVYTGNPLLEPEYVHNLFAHYMLFDQFSFTSLFTRFEVTYIQDKINFSKTINPDLTESYTLVNVDNDVSSSIGANFNTTIRPLKINVNLDLSEGYNHGINYVNDNENLINAFTHKVGLSFDNRKKDYFDLTIGGSIKYTQTDYSIETGQSGNYITNAIYLDLDVTPDSLWHIKFNGKISEYTVTGFDESTIVPLLSAEISRYILKSNRGTITLSAYDLLDKNKGITQSSAYNYLMQQETNSIGRYFMLSFKYRINKVEQNDSMQVEIN